In one window of Solanum pennellii chromosome 2, SPENNV200 DNA:
- the LOC114076122 gene encoding uncharacterized protein LOC114076122, with protein sequence MREKISFPVNQIFFDTIHDILAARWNKSNTPLHCMAHSLVPKYYHESWLEGENGIRKLAPNEDSEISLNRVKCFQRYFKNSNEMKQASLEYGSFCSGNGYFSEPHVIDAMMYEDSLSWWANHGVSAPLLQQLAYKLLTQPASSSCCERNWSTYSLIHNIKRNKLATSRAEDLVFVHYNLRLLSRKKEKYINGPSKYWDVGGDRFDIDETTNDLTELSIDDPQIEGVIFEEEFEDLEEVEEDVAEIANLIK encoded by the exons ATGAGAGAAAAGATCTCATTTCCGgtcaatcaaattttttttgatactaTTCATGATATTCTTGCGGCTAGGTGGAACAAAAGTAACACACCTCTACATTGTATGGCACATTCTTTGGTTCCCAAATATTATCATGAATCATGGCTTGAAGGAGAGAATGGAATTCGAAAGCTAGCTCCCAATGAAGATAGTGAAATTTCATTGAATAGAGTCAAGTGCTTTCAAAGGTACTTCAAAAATTCTAACGAAATGAAACAAGCCTCATTGGAGTATGGATCCTTTTGTAGCGGAAATGGCTATTTTAGTGAGCCTCATGTGATTGACGCTATGATGTATGAAGATTCTCTTTCTTGGTGGGCAAATCATGGGGTCTCGGCTCCACTTTTGCAACAATTAGCTTACAAGTTGCTTACTCAACCGGCTTCTTCCTCTTGTTGTGAAAGAAATTGGAGTACATATTCTTTGATTCACAATATCAAGAGAAATAAGTTAGCAACTTCAAGAGCCGAAGATTTAGTGTTTGTACATTATAATCTCCGATTGTTGTCTCGCAAGAAAGAGAAATATATAAATGGGCCAAGCAAATATTGGGATGTTG gtggAGATCGGTTTGATATTGATGAGACAACTAATGATCTAACCGAGCTTTCAATAGATGACCCTCAAATTGAAGGTGTGATATTTGAggaagagtttgaagatttggaagaagttgaagaagatgTGGCAGAGATagctaacttaattaaataa